The Micromonospora sp. M71_S20 genome has a window encoding:
- a CDS encoding helix-turn-helix domain-containing protein, translating into MLRRTTVDTEQVPAAERFDMWLDLVARTASPLRIRTEHAHDFTARAEIVELGPIQVVNYRYPSLEGVRTPRLGRESAPEIYTLALTVDGDGAASQAGRSSVLGPQEFIFYDGSRPHGVRHVGDDDGREPARSVVAIIPHAALPLPPDRLAPLLGGRMSGTEGIGALLAQFLLQIAHHPEQYHAADATRLGAVGLDLASTMLGRHLVAEDAVPAEVRRRALVAQARAYIQRHLGDATLSPQVVADAHHVSLRTLHRLFEAEESTVASYIRELRLARCRHDLADPGLRGQPIQAIGARWGFPDKAHFSRVFRKAHGVGPQAWRAGQAE; encoded by the coding sequence ATGCTTCGGCGGACCACCGTCGACACCGAGCAGGTGCCGGCGGCCGAGCGCTTCGACATGTGGCTCGACCTCGTGGCGCGTACGGCCTCGCCGCTGCGGATCCGCACGGAGCACGCGCACGACTTCACCGCCCGGGCGGAGATCGTCGAACTCGGCCCGATCCAGGTGGTCAACTACCGGTACCCGTCGCTGGAGGGCGTCCGGACGCCGCGGCTGGGGCGCGAGTCGGCCCCGGAGATCTACACGCTGGCGCTCACCGTCGACGGGGACGGCGCGGCCAGCCAGGCGGGCCGGAGCAGCGTCCTCGGGCCGCAGGAGTTCATCTTCTACGACGGGTCACGGCCGCACGGGGTCCGGCACGTCGGCGACGACGACGGCCGCGAGCCGGCCCGGTCCGTCGTGGCGATCATCCCGCACGCCGCGTTGCCGCTGCCGCCGGACCGGCTGGCGCCCCTGCTCGGCGGCCGGATGTCGGGCACCGAGGGGATCGGCGCGCTGCTGGCCCAGTTCCTCCTCCAGATCGCCCACCACCCCGAGCAGTACCACGCCGCCGACGCCACCCGGCTCGGCGCCGTCGGGCTCGACCTGGCGTCCACCATGCTCGGGCGGCATCTCGTGGCCGAGGACGCCGTGCCGGCCGAGGTCCGCCGGCGCGCCCTCGTCGCCCAGGCACGGGCGTACATCCAGCGGCACCTCGGGGACGCGACGCTGAGCCCACAGGTGGTGGCCGACGCGCACCACGTCTCGCTGCGTACGCTGCACCGGCTCTTCGAGGCCGAGGAGTCGACGGTCGCGTCGTACATCCGCGAGCTGCGGCTGGCGCGGTGCCGGCACGACCTCGCCGACCCCGGCCTGCGCGGCCAGCCGATCCAGGCGATCGGGGCCCGCTGGGGCTTCCCCGACAAGGCGCACTTCAGCCGGGTCTTCCGCAAGGCGCACGGCGTCGGGCCGCAGGCCTGGCGGGCCGGCCAGGCGGAATGA
- a CDS encoding DNA topoisomerase IB yields the protein MRLRRSDPGGPGYGRRRRGRGWLFLDPSGQPVRDPDRLGRLRALVIPPAWRDVWICPYANGHIQATGIDAAGRKQYLYHPKWRQKRDEAKFDHVLEVARRLPVLRERVGRDLSGRGLHRDRVLATVTRLLDMGMFRVGSDQYAAGDDPTFGVATLRPEHARSRGGCVVFEFPAKGGIEQVRRIEDPELCRVLVNLRRQRRSADRLFGYRDGGDWRDVRSDEVNEYLRDASGGEMTAKDFRTWHATVLAATELATVGPPRSATARKRAVAAVMRDVAELLGNTATVARTSYVDPRVVDLFHDGVVAPVEPATPREKAERIVLELLEDA from the coding sequence GTGCGGTTGCGGCGTAGTGATCCGGGTGGGCCGGGGTACGGGCGACGCCGGCGCGGTCGGGGCTGGCTCTTCCTGGATCCGTCCGGGCAGCCGGTCCGCGACCCCGACCGGTTGGGCCGGCTGCGCGCGCTGGTGATCCCGCCGGCCTGGCGGGACGTGTGGATCTGTCCGTACGCGAACGGGCACATCCAGGCCACCGGCATCGACGCGGCCGGGCGCAAGCAGTACCTCTACCACCCGAAGTGGCGCCAGAAGCGCGACGAGGCGAAGTTCGACCACGTGCTGGAGGTGGCCCGCCGGCTGCCGGTGCTGCGCGAGCGGGTCGGGCGGGACCTGTCCGGCCGGGGGCTGCACCGCGACCGGGTGCTGGCGACGGTGACCCGGCTGCTGGACATGGGCATGTTCCGGGTCGGCAGCGACCAGTACGCGGCCGGCGACGACCCGACGTTCGGGGTGGCGACCCTGCGCCCCGAGCACGCCCGGTCCCGGGGTGGCTGTGTGGTGTTCGAGTTCCCCGCGAAGGGCGGCATCGAGCAGGTGCGTCGCATCGAGGACCCGGAGCTGTGCCGGGTGCTGGTCAACCTGCGCCGCCAGCGCCGGTCGGCCGACCGGCTGTTCGGCTACCGGGACGGCGGGGACTGGCGCGACGTACGCAGCGACGAGGTCAACGAGTACCTGCGGGACGCCAGCGGCGGGGAGATGACGGCGAAGGACTTCCGCACCTGGCACGCCACGGTGCTGGCGGCGACCGAACTGGCGACGGTGGGCCCGCCGCGCTCGGCGACCGCCCGCAAGCGGGCGGTCGCGGCGGTGATGCGCGACGTCGCGGAGCTGCTCGGCAACACCGCCACCGTGGCCCGCACGTCCTACGTCGACCCGCGCGTGGTCGACCTCTTCCATGACGGCGTGGTGGCCCCGGTGGAGCCCGCGACTCCCCGCGAGAAGGCCGAGCGGATCGTGCTCGAACTGCTGGAGGACGCCTGA
- a CDS encoding glycosyltransferase family 9 protein, with protein MILALRALGVGDLATAVPALRALRAAHPDRELVLAAPGWLAPLVDLVGGVDRLVPTDGLGRPDPALRTPRVAVNLHGRGPESHRMLTATRPGRLLAYASPEAGHHDGPGWRDDEHEVDRWCRLLGWYGIPADRTDLELRRPPPGGAPGGLTVLHPGSKIPAKRWPSGRFAALARELAARGHRVVLTGSPDERVTAQRIADAAGLPADAVLAGRTDLGRLAALVAYARLVVSGDTGVAHLATGYRTPSVVLFGPVPPALWGPPADRPRHRALWAGAGDWPWWDGVGSHPTLAGIGVDDVVTAVDEVERAVRGSGAVAA; from the coding sequence GTGATCCTCGCCCTGCGCGCCCTCGGCGTCGGCGACCTCGCCACCGCCGTGCCGGCCCTGCGTGCCCTGCGCGCCGCCCACCCCGACCGGGAGCTCGTCCTCGCGGCACCCGGCTGGCTGGCGCCGCTGGTCGACCTGGTGGGCGGCGTCGACCGGCTGGTGCCCACGGACGGGCTCGGTCGCCCCGACCCGGCCCTGCGGACGCCGCGCGTCGCCGTGAACCTGCACGGCCGGGGCCCCGAGTCGCACCGCATGCTCACCGCCACCCGCCCGGGTCGGCTGCTCGCCTACGCCAGCCCGGAGGCCGGCCACCACGACGGGCCCGGATGGCGCGACGACGAACACGAGGTCGACCGCTGGTGCCGGCTCCTCGGCTGGTACGGCATCCCCGCCGACCGCACCGACCTGGAGCTGCGGCGCCCGCCCCCCGGCGGCGCCCCCGGCGGCCTGACCGTGCTGCACCCCGGCTCCAAGATCCCCGCGAAGCGCTGGCCGTCCGGACGCTTCGCCGCGCTGGCCCGGGAACTGGCCGCCCGGGGGCACCGGGTGGTGCTCACCGGCAGCCCCGACGAGCGGGTCACGGCGCAGCGGATCGCGGACGCCGCGGGGCTGCCCGCCGACGCGGTGCTGGCCGGGCGGACGGACCTGGGCCGGCTGGCCGCGCTGGTGGCGTACGCCCGGCTGGTGGTCAGCGGGGACACGGGCGTGGCGCACCTCGCGACCGGCTACCGCACCCCGTCGGTGGTGCTCTTCGGCCCGGTCCCCCCGGCGCTGTGGGGTCCGCCGGCGGACCGGCCCCGGCACCGGGCGCTGTGGGCGGGCGCGGGGGATTGGCCCTGGTGGGACGGGGTAGGAAGCCATCCGACGTTGGCGGGCATCGGTGTCGACGACGTGGTGACCGCCGTGGACGAGGTGGAACGGGCGGTGCGTGGCTCCGGTGCGGTTGCGGCGTAG
- a CDS encoding SDR family oxidoreductase translates to MSGGSPGAGRTVLVTGGSSGLGAAVVAAVARAGGRPLVLDRQAPADGVPWVECDLADTRAAEAATRQLAERSGGLDAVVTAAGMDVPGKLADVPGETWDRIVAVDLLATAAVVRAALPFLETSRGSIVTVASTLGVKAVADATAYCAAKFGVVGFTRALAAELAGRVGVTLLVPGGMRTAFFDDRDAAYRPGPDAVLNDPADTAAAVMFALSQPAGCAVREMVVCADQETSYP, encoded by the coding sequence ATGAGCGGCGGGTCGCCCGGCGCGGGGCGGACCGTGCTGGTCACCGGCGGTTCGAGCGGCCTGGGTGCCGCCGTGGTCGCGGCCGTGGCCCGGGCCGGCGGTCGACCGCTGGTGCTGGACCGGCAGGCGCCCGCCGACGGGGTGCCGTGGGTGGAGTGCGACCTGGCCGACACCCGCGCCGCCGAGGCCGCCACCCGGCAGCTCGCCGAGCGCTCGGGCGGGCTGGACGCGGTGGTCACCGCGGCGGGGATGGACGTGCCCGGGAAGCTGGCGGACGTGCCCGGCGAGACCTGGGACCGGATCGTGGCCGTGGACCTGCTCGCCACGGCGGCCGTGGTGCGGGCCGCCCTGCCCTTCCTGGAGACCTCCCGGGGAAGCATCGTCACCGTCGCCTCCACGCTGGGGGTGAAGGCCGTCGCCGACGCGACCGCGTACTGCGCCGCGAAGTTCGGGGTCGTCGGTTTCACCCGGGCCCTCGCCGCCGAACTCGCCGGCAGGGTCGGCGTCACGCTGCTCGTGCCGGGCGGCATGCGCACGGCCTTCTTCGACGACCGCGACGCCGCGTACCGACCCGGTCCCGACGCCGTCCTGAACGACCCCGCCGACACCGCCGCCGCCGTCATGTTCGCGCTGTCCCAACCCGCCGGCTGCGCCGTCCGCGAGATGGTCGTCTGCGCCGACCAGGAGACCTCCTACCCGTGA
- a CDS encoding PfkB family carbohydrate kinase, translated as MRGPVVVVGDTLLDRDVEGVVNRLCPDSPVPVLDETAHVDRPGGAGLAAVFAAAQGAEVVLVTALADDAGGARLASLLTDAGVQVYPLGLRGGTPEKVRLRARGRVLLRHDRGGAAATPGEPSEAVLRVIARASAVLVSDYGRGVARQPALRAALAATRAPVVWDPHPRGPAAVPGVHLVTPNESEVRELVTLAPGATRLATAARGAQGLRQRWRAGAVAVTLGGDGALLCHAGATPMVVPAPATAEGDTCGAGDRFAATAGLALARGALVSEAVQEAVAEASAYVAGGGVATALPRPVRPLPPAVSGPGGERVGVAAAAGVVSAVRASGGTVVATGGCFDLLHAGHVATLQAARQLGDCLVVCLNSDASVTGLKGADRPVIPQCDRARLLAALSCVDAVMIFDEATPHAALSWLRPDIWVKGGDYAGDGGEPALPEAEVLRRWGGNAVVVPYLDGRSTTGLIAAARSTGTAVAVGPPLTDTVPPACTPPPGPAPGGASAPTGGERPRARSGRPVAGPSTAEGTR; from the coding sequence GTGAGGGGACCCGTCGTGGTGGTCGGTGACACCCTGCTGGACCGGGACGTCGAGGGGGTGGTGAACCGGCTCTGCCCGGACTCGCCCGTGCCGGTGCTGGACGAGACCGCGCACGTCGACCGGCCCGGTGGCGCCGGGCTGGCCGCGGTGTTCGCCGCCGCGCAGGGCGCCGAGGTGGTGCTGGTGACCGCGTTGGCGGACGACGCGGGGGGTGCCCGGCTCGCCTCGCTGCTCACCGACGCCGGCGTGCAGGTGTATCCCCTCGGGCTGCGTGGCGGCACGCCGGAGAAGGTCCGGCTGCGCGCCCGGGGCCGGGTGCTGCTGCGCCACGACCGGGGCGGCGCGGCCGCCACGCCGGGCGAGCCCTCCGAGGCGGTGCTGCGGGTGATCGCCCGGGCCTCCGCCGTGCTGGTCAGCGACTACGGCCGGGGCGTGGCCCGGCAGCCCGCGCTGCGGGCGGCCCTCGCCGCCACCCGGGCGCCGGTGGTCTGGGACCCGCACCCGCGGGGACCGGCGGCCGTCCCGGGGGTGCACCTGGTGACCCCCAACGAGTCCGAGGTGCGGGAGCTGGTCACCCTCGCGCCGGGGGCGACCCGGCTGGCGACGGCGGCGCGGGGCGCGCAGGGGCTGCGCCAGCGCTGGCGCGCCGGCGCGGTCGCGGTGACGCTGGGCGGGGACGGCGCGCTGCTCTGCCACGCCGGTGCGACCCCGATGGTGGTGCCCGCCCCGGCCACCGCCGAGGGGGACACCTGCGGGGCCGGTGACCGGTTCGCGGCCACCGCCGGCCTCGCGCTGGCCCGGGGGGCGCTGGTCTCCGAGGCGGTGCAGGAGGCGGTCGCCGAGGCGTCGGCGTACGTGGCCGGCGGGGGAGTGGCGACGGCGCTGCCGCGGCCGGTGCGTCCGCTGCCGCCGGCGGTCTCCGGCCCCGGCGGCGAGCGCGTCGGTGTGGCCGCGGCGGCCGGCGTGGTGTCGGCGGTACGCGCGTCCGGCGGGACGGTGGTGGCCACCGGCGGCTGCTTCGACCTGCTGCACGCCGGGCACGTGGCGACGTTGCAGGCCGCCCGGCAGCTCGGCGACTGCCTGGTGGTCTGCCTCAACTCCGACGCGAGCGTGACGGGGCTGAAGGGCGCGGACCGGCCGGTGATCCCGCAGTGCGACCGGGCCCGGCTGCTCGCGGCGCTGAGCTGCGTCGACGCGGTCATGATCTTCGACGAGGCCACCCCGCACGCGGCGCTGTCGTGGCTGCGGCCGGACATCTGGGTGAAGGGTGGCGACTACGCCGGCGACGGCGGCGAGCCCGCCCTGCCCGAGGCGGAGGTGCTGCGCCGCTGGGGCGGCAACGCCGTGGTGGTGCCGTATCTGGACGGTCGCTCCACGACCGGGCTGATCGCCGCCGCCCGGTCGACCGGCACCGCCGTCGCGGTCGGGCCGCCGCTCACCGACACCGTGCCGCCGGCCTGTACGCCGCCACCCGGCCCCGCCCCCGGTGGAGCCTCGGCGCCCACCGGCGGCGAGCGCCCACGGGCGCGCTCCGGCCGGCCCGTCGCGGGGCCGAGCACGGCGGAGGGCACCCGATGA
- a CDS encoding SIS domain-containing protein, which yields MMAAPTPLDTHLTNLAAALVPFRAHEALLARWGEALARRLVDGGRLLVAGNGGSAAEAQHLTAELVGKLHDDRQPLSAIALHAETSALTAIGNDYGYDEVFARQVRAHGRHGDVLLLLSTSGTSANLLAAARAGRDGGLTCWALTGPAPNPLAELCHDVLAVGSPDSQVVQELHLVTSHLLCEYVERALPAAPVRTGVEVVLDGGAGQQVQA from the coding sequence CTGATGGCGGCGCCCACGCCGCTGGACACGCACCTGACGAACCTGGCGGCGGCGCTGGTGCCCTTCCGGGCGCACGAGGCGCTGCTGGCCCGGTGGGGCGAGGCCCTCGCGCGTCGGCTGGTGGACGGCGGCCGGCTGCTGGTGGCCGGCAACGGCGGCAGCGCCGCCGAGGCCCAGCACCTCACCGCCGAACTCGTCGGGAAGCTCCACGACGACCGCCAGCCCCTGTCCGCCATCGCGCTGCACGCGGAGACCTCCGCGCTGACCGCCATCGGCAACGACTACGGCTACGACGAGGTCTTCGCCCGCCAGGTACGCGCCCACGGCCGCCACGGCGACGTCCTGTTGCTGCTGTCGACCAGCGGCACCAGCGCCAACCTGCTCGCCGCCGCCCGTGCCGGCCGCGACGGCGGACTCACCTGCTGGGCCCTGACCGGTCCCGCCCCCAACCCCCTGGCGGAGCTCTGCCACGACGTGCTCGCCGTCGGCTCGCCCGACAGCCAGGTCGTGCAGGAACTCCACCTCGTGACCAGCCACCTCCTCTGCGAGTACGTCGAGCGGGCGCTGCCCGCCGCGCCCGTACGGACCGGGGTCGAGGTGGTGCTCGACGGCGGTGCAGGTCAGCAGGTCCAGGCGTGA
- a CDS encoding glycosyltransferase yields MRIAMISEHASPLAILGGEDAGGQNTHVAELSAALAAAGHDVRVYTRRDAVDLPVTVRSADGYDVVHVPAGPAEPVAKDALLPHMREFSRWLVDRWRGGDWMPEVIHAHFWMSGLAALAASRQTGVPVVQTYHALGVVKRRHQGVQDTSPARRIGFERELGRAVDRVIAQCRDEVGELVRMGVPRSRMTVVPSGVNLGTFAPLGPTAEREDGRPRILTVGRLVERKGFQTVVRAMAYVPGAECVVVGGPPAGLLETDPYARRLRALAVSCGVADRVKLVGAVPREEMGRWYRSADVLVAAPWYEPFGLTPLEAMACGVPVVGTAVGGIKDTVVEGVTGDLVPARDPRALGAAIQGLLDDRIRRFAYATAARERARRRYSWAATAERLVEVYGDVAAVRRPTRVVA; encoded by the coding sequence ATGCGCATCGCGATGATCTCGGAGCACGCCAGCCCGCTCGCCATCCTGGGCGGCGAGGACGCCGGCGGTCAGAACACGCATGTCGCCGAGCTCTCCGCAGCCCTCGCGGCCGCCGGACACGACGTGCGGGTCTACACCCGCCGCGACGCGGTGGACCTGCCGGTCACGGTACGCAGCGCGGACGGCTACGACGTGGTGCACGTCCCGGCGGGGCCGGCCGAGCCGGTAGCCAAGGACGCCCTGCTGCCGCACATGAGGGAGTTCAGCCGCTGGCTGGTCGACCGGTGGCGGGGCGGCGACTGGATGCCCGAGGTGATCCACGCGCACTTCTGGATGAGCGGCCTCGCCGCGCTGGCCGCCAGCCGGCAGACCGGGGTGCCGGTCGTGCAGACGTACCACGCCCTGGGGGTGGTCAAGCGGCGGCACCAGGGCGTGCAGGACACCAGCCCGGCCCGCCGCATCGGCTTCGAGCGGGAGCTGGGCCGGGCCGTCGACCGGGTCATCGCCCAGTGCCGGGACGAGGTCGGCGAGCTGGTCCGGATGGGCGTGCCCCGGTCCCGGATGACGGTCGTGCCGTCCGGGGTCAACCTGGGCACCTTCGCCCCGCTCGGGCCCACCGCCGAGCGGGAGGACGGCCGGCCGCGGATCCTGACCGTCGGCCGGCTGGTCGAGCGAAAGGGCTTCCAGACCGTCGTCCGGGCGATGGCGTACGTGCCCGGGGCCGAGTGCGTGGTGGTCGGCGGCCCGCCCGCCGGCCTGCTGGAGACCGACCCGTACGCCCGCCGGCTGCGCGCCCTCGCGGTCAGCTGCGGGGTGGCCGACCGGGTGAAGCTGGTCGGCGCGGTGCCCCGCGAGGAGATGGGCCGCTGGTACCGCTCGGCCGACGTCCTGGTGGCCGCCCCCTGGTACGAGCCGTTCGGGCTCACCCCGCTGGAGGCGATGGCGTGCGGCGTGCCCGTGGTGGGCACCGCCGTCGGCGGGATCAAGGACACCGTGGTCGAAGGCGTCACCGGCGACCTCGTGCCGGCCCGGGACCCGCGTGCGCTGGGCGCCGCAATCCAGGGGCTGCTCGACGACCGGATCCGCCGCTTCGCGTACGCGACGGCGGCCCGGGAACGGGCCCGGCGACGGTACTCCTGGGCGGCCACCGCGGAGCGGCTGGTGGAGGTCTACGGCGACGTGGCGGCGGTCCGCCGGCCGACCCGGGTGGTGGCCTGA
- a CDS encoding glycosyltransferase, with amino-acid sequence MNLLLWHVHGSWTTSFVHGKHRYLVPVTPDRGPYGLGRARTYPWPDTAVEVTPEQLRTADVDLVVLQRPEEIDLAEQWLGRRPGRDVPAVYVEHNTPKDGDVPNSRHPMADRDDLLVAHVTGFNELFWDTGTTRTTVVDHGIVTPAAEYTGELDRLAVVINEPVRRWRVTGTDLLPRFAEIAPLDVFGMKVAGLAEHLGLPADRLASHDDVPQHRMHAELGRRRAYLHLCRWTSLGLSLIEAMSIGMPVVALAATEAAMAVPPGAGALSTRLDTLLDAARRFVDEPAEARRAGERARVAARDRYGLDRFLADWDRLLEEEVCASR; translated from the coding sequence ATGAACCTGCTCCTGTGGCACGTGCACGGCTCCTGGACCACGTCGTTCGTGCACGGCAAGCACCGGTACCTGGTGCCCGTCACCCCGGACCGGGGCCCCTACGGCCTCGGCCGCGCCCGCACCTACCCGTGGCCCGACACGGCCGTCGAGGTGACCCCCGAGCAGTTGCGCACCGCCGACGTGGACCTGGTCGTCCTGCAACGCCCTGAGGAGATCGACCTCGCCGAGCAGTGGCTCGGCCGGCGGCCCGGCCGCGACGTCCCGGCCGTCTACGTCGAGCACAACACGCCCAAGGACGGCGACGTGCCCAACAGCCGGCACCCCATGGCCGACCGCGACGACCTGCTCGTCGCCCACGTCACCGGGTTCAACGAGCTGTTCTGGGACACCGGCACCACCCGCACCACGGTGGTCGACCACGGCATCGTCACCCCCGCCGCCGAGTACACCGGCGAACTCGACCGGCTCGCGGTGGTGATCAACGAGCCGGTACGCCGCTGGCGGGTCACCGGCACCGACCTGCTGCCCCGCTTCGCCGAGATCGCCCCGCTGGACGTCTTCGGCATGAAGGTGGCCGGGCTGGCCGAGCACCTGGGCCTGCCGGCGGACCGGCTCGCCAGCCACGACGACGTCCCCCAGCACCGGATGCACGCCGAGCTGGGGCGGCGGCGGGCGTACCTGCACCTGTGCCGGTGGACCTCGCTGGGGCTGAGCCTGATCGAGGCGATGTCCATCGGGATGCCGGTGGTCGCGCTGGCCGCCACCGAGGCGGCGATGGCGGTGCCACCCGGGGCGGGAGCGCTGTCCACCCGGCTCGACACCCTGCTCGACGCCGCCCGCCGGTTCGTCGACGAACCGGCGGAGGCGCGCCGGGCGGGGGAACGGGCCCGCGTCGCCGCCCGGGACCGCTACGGCCTCGACCGTTTCCTCGCCGACTGGGACCGGCTGCTGGAGGAGGAAGTATGCGCATCGCGATGA
- a CDS encoding HAD-IIIA family hydrolase, which yields MLLDRDGTLIEDVPYNGDPEKVRPVPGARAALDRLRAAGLRLAVVTNQSGLARGLFTETQMRAVHARVERLLGPFDAWLVCPHDDGDGCGCRKPAPGLVHAAARELGTVPSRCVLVGDIGRDMVAASAAGASGILVPTPVTRPQEVAAAPQVAPDLPAAVAEILRRQAAVGPATERGAGRGRAGTVLVVRADSAGDVLVTGPAIRAVAAAAERVVLLCGPRGRAAAELLPGVDEIVEHRLPWIDPVPDPVDPADMRQLTDRLAAVNADEAVVFTSFHQSPLPLALLLRLAGVRRVSAISDDYPGSLLDVRHRVPAGVPEPERALSLAAAAGFTLADHDGPALRLRPAQAPPPEVGAPGYVVLHPGSAAQARGCPPEMAARIARALTAAGHRVVVTGGPDEQELTARVAGDVAVDLGGRTSLAGLAATVAGAGAVVVGNTGPAHLAAAHGVPVVSLFAPTVPFGQWGPWRVPTVRLGDAEAACRDTRAARCPVPGHPCLSGVEPGQVLDGLRLLGVTPPVRPAPPAAGRAGGVPAGARTGGSGR from the coding sequence GTGCTCCTGGACCGCGACGGCACGCTGATCGAGGACGTGCCGTACAACGGCGATCCCGAGAAGGTGCGGCCGGTGCCGGGGGCACGGGCCGCCCTGGACCGGTTGCGGGCGGCGGGCCTGCGGCTGGCGGTGGTGACGAACCAGTCCGGCCTGGCCCGCGGGTTGTTCACCGAAACGCAGATGCGGGCGGTGCACGCCCGGGTCGAGCGGCTGCTGGGGCCGTTCGACGCCTGGCTGGTGTGCCCGCACGACGACGGCGACGGATGCGGGTGCCGCAAGCCGGCGCCGGGGCTGGTGCACGCCGCGGCGCGGGAGCTGGGCACCGTGCCGTCGCGGTGCGTGCTGGTGGGGGACATCGGCCGGGACATGGTCGCGGCGTCGGCCGCGGGCGCGTCGGGGATCCTGGTGCCCACGCCGGTGACCCGCCCGCAGGAGGTGGCCGCCGCGCCGCAGGTCGCCCCCGACCTGCCGGCGGCGGTGGCGGAGATCCTGCGCCGCCAGGCGGCGGTCGGCCCGGCCACGGAGCGGGGCGCCGGTCGGGGGCGGGCGGGGACGGTGCTGGTGGTACGCGCCGACTCGGCGGGGGACGTGCTGGTGACCGGGCCGGCCATCCGCGCCGTCGCCGCCGCCGCCGAACGGGTGGTGCTGCTGTGCGGGCCCCGGGGACGCGCCGCGGCGGAACTCCTGCCCGGCGTCGACGAGATCGTCGAACACCGGCTGCCGTGGATCGACCCCGTGCCCGACCCCGTCGACCCCGCCGACATGCGTCAGCTCACCGACCGGCTGGCCGCCGTGAACGCCGACGAGGCGGTCGTCTTCACCAGCTTCCACCAGTCGCCCCTGCCCCTGGCCCTGCTGCTGCGCCTGGCCGGGGTCCGACGCGTGAGCGCCATCAGCGACGACTACCCGGGCAGCCTGCTCGACGTCCGGCACCGGGTGCCGGCCGGCGTACCCGAACCGGAGCGCGCGCTCTCGCTCGCCGCCGCCGCCGGCTTCACGCTCGCCGACCACGACGGACCCGCCCTGCGCCTGCGTCCGGCGCAGGCGCCGCCGCCGGAGGTCGGCGCGCCCGGCTACGTGGTGCTGCACCCCGGCTCGGCGGCGCAGGCCCGGGGCTGCCCGCCGGAGATGGCCGCGCGCATCGCCCGCGCCCTGACGGCCGCCGGCCACCGGGTGGTGGTCACCGGCGGCCCCGACGAGCAGGAGCTGACCGCGCGGGTGGCCGGCGACGTCGCCGTCGACCTGGGCGGGCGTACCTCCCTCGCCGGGCTGGCCGCGACGGTCGCCGGCGCCGGCGCGGTCGTGGTCGGCAACACCGGCCCCGCCCACCTCGCCGCCGCCCACGGGGTGCCGGTGGTCAGCCTCTTCGCCCCCACGGTCCCGTTCGGGCAGTGGGGGCCGTGGCGGGTGCCCACGGTGCGGCTCGGCGACGCGGAGGCCGCCTGCCGGGACACCCGCGCCGCGCGCTGCCCGGTGCCCGGACACCCCTGCCTCAGCGGCGTCGAACCCGGGCAGGTGCTCGACGGGTTGCGGCTGCTCGGGGTGACCCCACCGGTCCGGCCGGCACCGCCCGCCGCCGGCCGGGCAGGCGGCGTGCCGGCGGGGGCCCGCACCGGCGGGAGCGGCCGATGA
- a CDS encoding SRPBCC family protein produces MIEASPEQVWAVLADGWTYSDWVVGTVHVRDVDDAWPRVGSQLHHKAGPWPFSLQDSSTVLTCEPPRRLVIRAGLWPAGEAIVVFTLEAVGAGATRVRIGEDFAAGPLRWVRNKVNDLVLHQRNKETLTRLADIAVRQKADR; encoded by the coding sequence GTGATCGAAGCTTCCCCGGAGCAGGTCTGGGCGGTGCTGGCGGACGGGTGGACGTACAGCGACTGGGTGGTCGGCACGGTGCACGTCCGCGACGTGGACGACGCCTGGCCCCGGGTGGGCAGCCAGTTGCACCACAAGGCCGGACCGTGGCCGTTCTCCCTGCAGGACTCCTCGACGGTGCTGACCTGCGAGCCGCCGCGCCGGTTGGTCATCCGCGCCGGCCTCTGGCCCGCCGGGGAGGCCATCGTGGTGTTCACCCTCGAAGCGGTCGGCGCGGGCGCGACCCGCGTGCGCATCGGCGAGGACTTCGCCGCCGGCCCGCTGCGCTGGGTGCGCAACAAGGTCAACGACCTGGTGCTGCACCAGCGCAACAAGGAGACCCTGACCCGGCTGGCCGACATCGCCGTGCGACAGAAGGCGGACCGATGA